The nucleotide window GCGTAATTGTGCCCGCCGGCGGTACCATCATCCGGCCCGTCAACCTGAACAATCAGTATTCGCTCCGCTCGTTTGCCAACTACACCCTGCCGCTGAAGGTTATTAAGTCGAACCTGAACCTGAACGCCTCGGCCAGCTTCAGCCAGACGCCGGGCTTCGTCAACGGGGTACTGAATTACAACCGTTCCCCCAACTTTGGCCTGGGCGCGGTGCTGAGCAGCAACATCAGCCCCGAGCTGGACTTCACCTTGTCGTCGAATTCTACTCAGACCTACGCCCGCAATACGGTGCAGAGCAACAGCAACAGCCAGTATTTCCGCCAGAACACCACGTTGCGCCTCAACTGGATCCTGCTCAAAGGCGTGACGCTGCAGTCGGAAGTAAACCACGTGGCCCTCTCGGGCCTGACGGCCGGCTACAATCAGAACTTCGTACTCTGGAACGCCAGCCTGGGCAAAAAGCTGTTTGCCAAGCAGCAGGCTGAAATCCGGCTCTATGCCTTCGACCTGCTGGCCCAGAACAACAGCATTCAGCGCAACATCACCGACGCCTACACCGAAGACGTGCGCACCAACATCCTGCAGCGCTACTTTATGGTAATGTTTACCTACAACCTGCGCAACTTCAGCGGCTCGGGCGCGGCTCCCACCGATGCCCCCGCGACGGAAACCGGCAGTTTGGCCCCCCGGCGGCATTCCCGGCGGCCGTCCGCCCGGCGGTGGCGGCGGGCCCGGCAGCGGGTTTGGCGGTTAAGGGCCTTTCATTTTTTCGGGTAACTCCATCCAACCCCACCAGGGCGGCAGCTTGGCAAAAGCAGCGGCTCCGGTGGGGTTTTTAGTGCCCGAATTTTGCACCGGGCACGCCTCGCCACGGGTTTGGGAGCGGCACTGCAGCCTGAAAAATGAGCATTTTTACGCCATTTTCTGCCGTATCCACCGTTTTTTCGCCTACTTTGTACACGGTCGGCGCTGGTCCTCAGTAGGATTGAAGCCAGAACGGCCGTGTGTGCCTCCTATGAAACGACTTATACTCACGCTGCTCTGCCTGCTGCCCCTGCTGGCCGCAGCCCAGAGCGTGACGGTTCCCTCGGACCTGTATTTTGCCGGTCTGCACCTGCGTCTCACCGATGGGGGCCGGGCCGCCGTCCAACAGAAAGTAGATGCCATCCGGCGCTATCAGCCTTCGTTTCAGGCCCGCGTAAACCTGGCCGACGCCCACTTCCCCTCATCGACCGGGTGTTTCAAACTGAGGGCGTGCCCCTGGATTTTCGCTATCTGGTGCTCCAGGAAAGCGGCCTGCAGGGCGAGGCCCAGTCTATTCACGACGCGGTGGGCTACTGGCAGTTCAAGCGGGAGTCGGCTACGGAGCTGGGCGTGCTGGTCAACGACGTGGTGGATGAGCGCAAGCACATCGTAGTGTCGTCGCGGGCGGCGGCTAAGTACTTTCTGCGCAACAACAATACGTTTCACAACTGGCTTAACACCCTGCTCAGCTACAACCTGGGCCTGACCGGCGCCAAGCCTTACGCCCTGCCAACCGACCCGGGGCTACCGAGATGGAAATTACGGAGCAGACCCATACGTATATCCTGACCTTCCTGGCTCATAAAGTTGCCTTCGAGCCCGCCTGCGGCCAAAATCCTAAGCCCCCGATGCTGCTGGCCGAGTTTCCGGCCGCGGCTGGGCAGCAACTCTCGGCCCTGGCGGCTTCCTTGCAAACCAGCCCCCAGGAGCTGGCCAAGCACAACCGGTGGCTGCTCAACGACGGCCCCGTGCCGCTCGACAAGGCCTATACCATCCTGGTGCCCGTAACGGACCCGCTGCAGCTGACGGCTATGGCGGCCCAGCAGAAAACCGCCGCCGCCGGCCAACTCCTGCACGAGCCCGCGCCTGACCCGGAAAACGCCGAGTTTGTGCAGGTGAACGGGCTGCGTGCCATCATTGCCCTGCCCGGCGACACCAAGGAAAGTCTGGCGCAGCGGGCGGGCATGAAGATGCGTAAGTTCATGCAGTACAACGACCTGTTTGCCTTCGACAACATCGTAGTGGGCCAGCCCTACTTCGTGCAGAAGAAGCGCGACAAGGCTGCCGTAGAGTACCACGTGGCCCAGCCCGGCGAAAGTGTAGCCACCGTGTCGCAAAAGTACGGGGTGCGCGCCAAGGCCATCTGGAGCAAAAACCGCATGCCCCGCAACGAGGAGCTGCGCCCCGGCCGCATTCTGTGGCTGCAGCACACTCGGCCCAAGGAAGTAGCCATTGAATACGCCAAGAGCGACGATGCGGCCGCCCTGGCCGCTTTCGAGCGGACCTCGTCAACTGCCGCTCCCGCTACCGCCTCGGCCAAGCCTGTCCGGAAGAAAGAGAAAGTAAAGGACGAAGCCGAGCCTTACACGGGCACAACGGCCGCCGCCAACCGGATTCTGGAAGACGGCGAGGACGCGGATTCAGCTACGACCAACACCGACAAAACCCTGGTAACTCAGGCCGATAGCGCAACAGATGACCACATGGAGAATCTGAACGAGCTGCCCAGGCTACAGCGGCCAAGCCAACGGTAGCTCCGGCTACCCCCGCACCGAAAGAAGCTCCCGCGGCAGCGCAGCCCAAAAAGCCGCTGCCTACAACTACTCCCGTGGCCGATGAGCCCGAGGAAGAAGCTGTAGCGGCTGAGCCCGTAAAAACTGCCCCGCCCGCAACCCCCAAAGCCCCTACGGCCCGGTAGCTGCTCCTGCCCCGGTGGCAACTACGCCCGCCAGCACCGCGGCCCACCCCGCCCCTGCTTCCTCCCCGGCTCCCACGACTACTGTAGTAGAACCGGTGCCGGCCAGTGGGCAGCATACCGTACAGAAGGGCGAAACGCTCTACGCCGTGGCCCGCAAGTACGGCCTGCGCCCGCGGACCTGATTGCCTGGAACAATTTGCCGGCCAGCCCTTCGTTGCGCCTGGGTCAGGTGCTGCGGGTAGCCGCGCCCACAGCCGCTGCGGGCAGCTCCGAGGCTAGCCCGGCAGACGGAACGGTAGCCTCGGCAGCGCCGGTGAATCATACGGTGGTAGCCGGCGAGTCGATGTACGGCATTGCCCGGCGCTACGGCGTGAGCATCAAGCAGGTAATGGAGTGGAATAACAAGGCCGATACCAACGTGAAGTTGGGAGAAGTCCTCGTTATTAAGGCTGCTAAGTAGCTTATCCAGTATCTTTGAACGGTTTCCGATTTTTATTCTCTGATTTTCCGAATGCGTCCCTTCTTTCGAGTACTCCTGTTTGGCGGCCTGCTTACGGGCCCTTGGCGGCCCAGGCTCAGCAGCCCACGGCCCCGGCTCCGGCCGCCCTTTCCGAAGATTCTGTGCGGGTGATGTCGGGCCTGGTGCAAGCCAGCGTACGGCAGCTACGCGAAATTTACTTTGAGCCCAGCGACACCCGGGCTGTTACCCTGATTGAAACGGCTCTGCAGGAAATCCCGGCCCTCAACCAGCGCCTGAGCCACTACACGGCCAGCCTGCCCCGGGAGCAGCAGCAGGTGTTGGCCCAGCGCCTGCGCCAGCAGCCCTGGCAGATTGAACTCCAGACCCTGATGCGCAGCCCGCAGTTTCGCAACTTCGACGCCCGCGCCGCCAAAAACCCCGACCTGAAAGCCGCCACCGAGCGGCTGCGGGCCTCGGGCTTCGTGGGTGCTTCCCGGCCCGCTCCGGTAGTAGCCGCGGCCCCGGCTTCCGAGCCGATGGGTACCATAGCCCCGCGCCTTCTAAGCCGACGAAGTCTGCTAAACCAGCTCCGGCTGCCAATTCCCTGGCTTCATCGAAAACCGGAGCGGCCAAGCCAGCCACGGGCTTTAAGGTAGCCCCGCTTACGGCACCGGCAACGGCTAAAGCAGCTCCGGCCGCCACAACAGCAGCGGCCCCGGCCCCGGCCCCGGTCAGTGCTGCTACTGCAGCTCAGGTGCGGCACACGGTGCAGAAGGGCGAGACGTTGTT belongs to Hymenobacter cellulosilyticus and includes:
- a CDS encoding transglycosylase SLT domain-containing protein, translated to MPLDFRYLVLQESGLQGEAQSIHDAVGYWQFKRESATELGVLVNDVVDERKHIVVSSRAAAKYFLRNNNTFHNWLNTLLSYNLGLTGAKPYALPTDPGLPRWKLRSRPIRIS
- a CDS encoding LysM peptidoglycan-binding domain-containing protein, which translates into the protein MEITEQTHTYILTFLAHKVAFEPACGQNPKPPMLLAEFPAAAGQQLSALAASLQTSPQELAKHNRWLLNDGPVPLDKAYTILVPVTDPLQLTAMAAQQKTAAAGQLLHEPAPDPENAEFVQVNGLRAIIALPGDTKESLAQRAGMKMRKFMQYNDLFAFDNIVVGQPYFVQKKRDKAAVEYHVAQPGESVATVSQKYGVRAKAIWSKNRMPRNEELRPGRILWLQHTRPKEVAIEYAKSDDAAALAAFERTSSTAAPATASAKPVRKKEKVKDEAEPYTGTTAAANRILEDGEDADSATTNTDKTLVTQADSATDDHMENLNELPRLQRPSQR
- a CDS encoding LysM peptidoglycan-binding domain-containing protein, whose product is MATTPASTAAHPAPASSPAPTTTVVEPVPASGQHTVQKGETLYAVARKYGLRPRT
- a CDS encoding LysM peptidoglycan-binding domain-containing protein, with translation MPASPSLRLGQVLRVAAPTAAAGSSEASPADGTVASAAPVNHTVVAGESMYGIARRYGVSIKQVMEWNNKADTNVKLGEVLVIKAAK